The DNA sequence TGCCTATGCAAAAACTGAAGTAGAGTTTTATTACTGGTTTGACATCATGCGGACTGAGAATCTGGCCATGTGTGACTGGGCCAACCGGATGGAGTATGACAAGTGGACCCAACACGAGGATAGCGGTAAACGGTTTCGGCACATGACAATTAACATTAGTGAATGTGTGAATTCTGTGTTAAAGGAAACTCGCAACCTCCAGGTCACATCGTTGGTTAAGGCAACTTACAGGAGGCTTGCTGAGCTATTCGTGGTCCAGGGACAGACGGCAGAGACACAGCTGGGATCTAGGCATGAATTTTGTCAGGCGTTGATAAAGGCTATTGATCGAAACATAAGAGACTCCAGGTGCTTCACTGTCACATTATACGATAGGCACCAATCGGAGTACACGGTGGCTAAGACGACACCGACCGGAAACTTCTCACTAGGTAGCTATCGAGTTTCCCTTAAGGATCACACATGCGATTGTGGCCACTTTCAGGCGTTCCATTATCCATGTTGTCACGTCATTGCATGTTGCGCACACTCGCACCTGAATTGAGCATCATATGTTCACGAGGTGTATCGATCGTATGACTGAGGTGTTCAACGTGTACAAGTAAGGGTTTGTTCCGCCTATCCCAGAAGGCCTATGGCCCCCATATGCTGGACCAACAGTCATTCCTAATCCTAACATGAGGCGTGCAAGGGAAGGACATCCGAAGGTAACCAGAATCCGCGGTAGCATGGATCAGTTTGCTGAGAATCACCCGAATCGCTGTGGGCTATGCCGTTAGCTTGGTCATACGCGGAGGAACTGTGACAGCGAAGACATACTGCTGCCGGGGATGGTTAGATGTTATGATGTTTATGATCTTGTTGATATTGTCTAAGTTGTATTAGGAATTCTTAATTTGAGTAATGTTAGGTGTGGAGTCAATGAATGTTGTTCGTTTGGTCAGTGTATTAAGTTCGTCTGTTTAACTCCTTTTATTTTAGATGTTTAATTGAAACACATTGGTCGGCTTATGAAAGAGCTTAATAGTAGTGACAAATGAGTTCATAACCATAGTTCCTAAAACATATATAACACACATACATGTCTAATACTATATAACAATAGTCTGATACATAAAACCCTAAAGATGCTACTAAGAACATAATGAAACATAGTTCCCACCATACGTAAAAAAATCACAATACTAATCAGAATCCTCGATGGTGTCACTGTCGTCACCGTTGAAATGACCAAGCAGGTGACCTCTGGTGCCACACAAAGGAGGACGCCGCATCCTCCTCGATCGCTGAGCAGCCTCTGCTGCGGATGTCTGTGGCGGAACGGCACTGAATGCTGATGCTGAGGTCCCTCCTAACGCAGACCATGGGTTATATGGAGAAGTTGCATGCTCATTGAGATAAACCGGCAACTGAGGCTAAACATCCTGACTCGGTGGCTGGTACTCGGCAAACTGGGAATGAACCTCAGGCATCTGTGGCCTATAATGGGTCGCATCGTCGTCCCTCAGTATGTTTGCTATATCCCTAAAGAACTCTGACTGACTAACAGGATCCTCGATGTTCATGCCGACGACCGCGGTAGTAAAGTCAGCGAATCCCTGTAGACCGACACTCCCGAACTTTTGAGAGCTACCCCTTACTTTGTAAGTGGGCTGATTCATCCCTGTGTCCACACCTCCAACATCCTCACCAACAGCGTGCTAAGCACCATCATCCCCAGCGGGAGGTCCTCTACCTCGAGCCTGTCCACGACCATCCCGCCCACCTTGCCGTCTGGCTCTACGTCGAGGAAGATGATGATCCATAACACCTCCATCATCAGCACCACCTAGGTCCTCATCCATAAGGTCGTCGAGCCATCGCCACTCTCGATCGGTGGCACGTGTGCCTATACGCCGATACCGATTCACTCGCCTGTTGTTCGGTCTGTCGGGAACCTGCACCCTGGGAGGTGCCTACGACGATCCTCTGTGACGAGCCTCCTTGGTCAACACAATCAGTCTAGGATCATGAAATGCAACATCTGGGGATAGGAATCTATGGGCCACACGGCACCACCAGTCCAAGTACTTCGCTAATGGACCCGGATCAGCTACTCAATCGACTGATATGACTGAATCAACCCTGTTCTCCCAATGCAAATGCCATTCCTGAATATATCTGGGAAACCATCGATCTCCATCCCTTCCATCCTTTGCATGGAGCCAATCTATTTTCAGAGCCAACTGAGGGAGATGCTGAACACCGTCGAACTGCGGTACCACCCTATCCACTTGATGCCACTCTATCACAGCAAAATATATCAGGCTAGTGGCCGCCGTCCATAGCCTACGATGCCATCAACAAGTATCTCTGGATGAACAACAACAGTAACATTGGGAGAAGAATAAGGCTCCCATACAAACTGTATTGGAGAAAGTAATGTTAGGTAAGACCATCAGAGTAAACATGAACGACTACTTATAAGAGCAATAACTAAATGACTCACATCGCGAACACGCAGTCTATCCAAAGAAAGGCGTGTAGACACCACTCTTTAATTTCCTGCATCGTTTCTCGGTAGATATGCTATCCACCTACAAGATTCATTGAAAGCATGTCATAAGGAACGACAACATATGAAATTGAACAAGTTATGGACCGAAAAGAATAAACCATACCTGGATGCCAGCGGAAATTCGAACACATCAAAACCACTGGGTCTGAGACTGGGAAACCTCCAAAAAATCCAAGACTATAGAAGCTGTAGTAGCCCGGCCAAGTTAACAATATTTCTGTTTGTCCCACGACAAAGACATCATACAGCCAGGCCAGTGCAGCCGAGCCCCAGCTATATCTGCCCAAGTCGTCCATCGATGCCAAATAAGGCAACCAGCCAAGGTCAACCCAGTTTGCGTTCTTGTTCGCAAACAGTTGAGAGGACAACAACAACAGAATATAGGCACGTGCGTATATACGCACGGTCTCTTCACTAGCATCTGCTGGGAGAACCCGAAACCTCTCATGGAACCATGTGTAGCACACCGTCATCTGCTTGACTTTATTTTGCGGCGGTAACTCCCCAAACAACTCGCAAAACCACGCCCATGCGGGTCTTCCGTTCTCTATCAAATTCTCAAAGTCAGTCAGGCACCCACTAACGGCCTCTCCATCGATGGGCGAACCCAGCTGATATGCCACATCTTGCAAAGTGATAGTGCACTCCCCAAACGGCATGTGAAAGGTGTGGGTCTCAGGATGCCACCTCTCAACGAATGCGCTAAGTAGAGGCTCATCAACCCAGAACCACTGACTGTTCAGCCTAGCCAAGTGATACAAGCCCGCGGTCTCTAGATACGGTATAATTCAGTCGTGTAAAGACATATTTTTTTGTCTCCTGACACCGGTAATAACCCTAGTAAGCTGCAAAATGTGGATAAGGAAATCCTCAACATACGACCAATACTAATAACAgcaaatataatttaaaaacattatTATACACCCACATTGGTTTTCTATTTTGTCTAATAATAgtgataaaaataaagaaacaataacaataataataacgaCAATAACAATAGTTACTAAAAAGGATAATAATAAcattaatatgaataataataacaataatactaataataacaataacaataataacaataccAACAGGAATAATAAtactaacaacaacaataataata is a window from the Arachis stenosperma cultivar V10309 chromosome 3, arast.V10309.gnm1.PFL2, whole genome shotgun sequence genome containing:
- the LOC130965983 gene encoding uncharacterized protein LOC130965983, producing the protein MYFHHLFWTFPPCIEAFRHCKPLVSIDGTHLYGKYGGTLLLAIVQDGNSNILPIAFALVEGENAESWSFFLSNLRSHVTLQEGILVISDRHNGIRAALEAPENDWLPPHAFRVFCIRHVATNFSLSFKCKDARRMLVNAAYAKTEVEFYYWFDIMRTENLAMCDWANRMEYDKWTQHEDSGKRFRHMTINISECVNSVLKETRNLQVTSLVKATYRRLAELFVVQGQTAETQLGSRHEFCQALIKAIDRNIRDSRCFTVTLYDRHQSEYTVAKTTPTGNFSLEGLWPPYAGPTVIPNPNMRRAREGHPKVTRIRGSMDQFAENHPNRCGLCR